The following coding sequences lie in one Kribbella sp. NBC_00709 genomic window:
- a CDS encoding LacI family DNA-binding transcriptional regulator gives MMGTPSIKEVARRAGVSVGTVSNFLNRPAIVAPDTRLRVQESINALGFVRNEAARHLRAGKSRTVGLVVLDVANPFFTDLAEGAEALAYEHDTVVMLCNSKTDPVREGHHLDQLEQQRVLGILITPFDSGDPRLTALVERGTPVVLVDRTADRGLCSVSVDDHLGGRLAGKHLIEAGHRRIAFIGGPFTMQQVSDRKAGITAVVAESSDVDLRYYEVDVMGVVEGRAIGERLAALPVRSRPTAAFLANDLLALGFLQAMAVAGLRVPRDMAIVGYDDIDFARAAAVPLSSVRQPAELLGRSAMELLQEEVEASDRHRHRQVIFQPDLIVRESSDFKRRRS, from the coding sequence ATGATGGGGACGCCCAGCATCAAGGAGGTTGCGCGGCGGGCTGGGGTTTCGGTGGGGACCGTCAGCAACTTCTTGAACCGGCCGGCGATCGTGGCTCCGGATACTCGGCTGCGCGTGCAGGAGAGCATCAACGCGCTCGGCTTCGTGCGGAACGAGGCCGCTCGCCATCTGCGCGCCGGGAAGAGCCGGACCGTCGGGCTTGTCGTGCTCGACGTGGCCAATCCGTTCTTCACCGATCTGGCCGAGGGCGCCGAGGCGCTGGCGTACGAGCACGACACCGTGGTGATGCTTTGCAACAGCAAGACCGATCCGGTGCGCGAGGGGCACCACCTCGATCAGCTCGAGCAGCAGCGGGTGCTCGGGATCCTGATCACGCCGTTCGACAGCGGTGATCCGCGGCTGACGGCGCTCGTCGAGCGCGGTACGCCGGTGGTCCTCGTCGACCGTACGGCGGACCGCGGACTGTGCTCGGTGTCGGTCGACGACCACCTCGGCGGACGGCTCGCCGGGAAGCATCTGATCGAGGCCGGTCATCGCCGGATCGCCTTTATCGGTGGACCGTTCACGATGCAGCAGGTGTCGGATCGCAAGGCCGGCATCACCGCGGTCGTCGCGGAGTCGAGCGATGTCGACCTGCGGTACTACGAGGTCGACGTGATGGGTGTGGTCGAGGGACGCGCGATCGGCGAACGCCTCGCCGCGCTGCCGGTCCGCTCCCGCCCGACCGCGGCCTTCCTCGCCAACGACCTGCTCGCCCTGGGATTCCTGCAGGCGATGGCGGTCGCCGGCCTGCGGGTCCCCCGCGACATGGCGATCGTCGGGTACGACGACATCGATTTCGCCCGTGCCGCCGCCGTACCGCTGTCGTCGGTGCGGCAGCCGGCCGAACTGCTCGGGCGATCCGCGATGGAACTGCTCCAGGAGGAGGTCGAGGCGTCCGACCGGCATCGTCACCGCCAGGTCATCTTCCAGCCCGACCTGATCGTTCGCGAGTCCAGCGACTTCAAGCGCCGGCGGTCATGA
- a CDS encoding DUF1961 family protein, with product MTVLYENPLAKPVDLDGFRLEGDGATSFPLGRLRLESAHPDANVVLWCPDDFPPDITVEWDFWPIREPGLCILFFHAKGRHGEDLFDLLPRTGPYEQYHHGDLDTYHVSYFRRRWPAERAFHTCNLRKSYGFHLVAQGADPIPGVPDAEGPYRLKLSVHEGVITFAINDLVSFTWCDERPLRGGKIGFRQMAPLIGDYANLRVSQS from the coding sequence ATGACCGTTCTGTACGAGAACCCGCTCGCGAAACCGGTCGATCTGGACGGCTTCCGGCTCGAGGGTGATGGCGCGACATCCTTCCCACTCGGCCGTCTGCGTCTGGAGAGTGCGCACCCGGACGCGAACGTCGTCCTGTGGTGCCCGGATGACTTTCCGCCGGATATCACCGTGGAGTGGGACTTCTGGCCGATCCGCGAGCCCGGCCTGTGCATCCTGTTCTTCCACGCGAAGGGTCGCCACGGCGAGGACCTGTTCGACCTGCTGCCGCGCACCGGTCCGTACGAGCAGTATCACCACGGCGACCTGGACACCTACCACGTGTCGTACTTCCGACGCCGGTGGCCGGCCGAGCGCGCCTTCCACACCTGCAACCTGCGCAAGAGCTACGGCTTCCACCTCGTCGCGCAGGGCGCGGACCCGATCCCGGGCGTGCCGGACGCCGAGGGTCCGTACCGGCTGAAGCTCTCCGTGCACGAAGGCGTGATCACGTTCGCGATCAACGACCTGGTCAGCTTCACCTGGTGCGACGAGCGCCCGCTCCGCGGCGGCAAGATCGGCTTCCGGCAGATGGCCCCGCTGATCGGCGACTACGCGAACCTGCGCGTCTCGCAGTCCTGA
- a CDS encoding YesL family protein, which produces MNGWSIKLYNATDEVVWAIKLNALWILFTLLGGVALGIGPATLAAYSLARRRSAGESFHALPAFRTAFRQEFRRGTLVVLPLVALAVVLVGNYLYFAALGAALPRLASLFALVALGLIAAYALPMAVHYDLGVRTLLPKASLVALARPASSLVLLFVAVSIAYLSAKFPVLGIVLAGGAWIQLDTWLCLRFFAENEARLHLKGNR; this is translated from the coding sequence ATGAATGGCTGGTCCATCAAGCTCTACAACGCAACAGATGAAGTCGTCTGGGCGATCAAGCTGAACGCCCTGTGGATCCTTTTCACCCTGCTCGGCGGCGTCGCGCTGGGTATCGGTCCAGCGACGCTCGCAGCATATTCGCTGGCCAGACGCCGGTCTGCCGGTGAATCGTTTCACGCTCTGCCTGCCTTCCGTACCGCGTTCCGCCAGGAGTTCCGCCGCGGCACCCTCGTCGTCCTCCCGCTGGTCGCGCTCGCCGTCGTCCTCGTCGGCAACTACCTGTACTTCGCGGCGCTCGGTGCCGCACTCCCCCGGCTGGCCAGCCTGTTCGCGCTGGTCGCGCTCGGGCTGATCGCCGCCTACGCGCTCCCGATGGCCGTGCACTACGACCTCGGTGTCCGCACGTTGTTGCCCAAGGCATCGTTGGTCGCGCTCGCGCGGCCGGCGTCGTCGCTGGTCCTGCTGTTCGTCGCGGTGTCCATCGCCTATCTGTCGGCCAAGTTCCCGGTGCTCGGGATCGTGCTGGCCGGTGGCGCCTGGATCCAGCTCGACACCTGGCTCTGCCTGCGCTTCTTCGCCGAGAACGAAGCGCGCCTGCATCTGAAAGGGAACCGATGA